Proteins from one bacterium genomic window:
- a CDS encoding PorV/PorQ family protein produces the protein MKKPIIVLTIILFLLIPSISSAKSRGTTAATFFKISPGARSAGMGKAYVAIADDSEALFYNPSGLALLSKDELLFTHLNWLAETKYECLTYAFSPEVFSGKIGIGLIYLHNDQIKYTSNGPSWEEKDGYFKFYDYGLVLSYGRKLNKLISVGSNIKFFQEGTNLKGDLSYKTPLNFIFDTGILFKRNSLSLGLCLQNIGPAAKYKEAKIDLPFKVKFGLCYKKFDDRLRIALDLSKPNDHKVSFNLGLEYVLLKLVSLRAGFFKDEDDDSKNFTLGGGFKFKNYYLDYAYTPHQDLGDVQRISFCLKGSYQEFWKEWEEKKEIKERKKIRILLEKKGIKKDKVKDQEKEDQEEGKEDRWKELEKRYLKKYE, from the coding sequence ATGAAGAAACCAATAATTGTCTTAACAATCATCTTGTTTTTGCTTATTCCAAGTATCTCCTCAGCTAAAAGCAGAGGCACCACAGCCGCTACTTTTTTTAAGATTAGTCCCGGAGCAAGAAGTGCCGGCATGGGAAAGGCTTATGTAGCGATAGCTGATGACAGTGAAGCTCTTTTTTATAATCCATCAGGTCTCGCCTTACTAAGTAAAGATGAACTTTTATTTACTCACTTAAATTGGTTGGCTGAGACTAAGTATGAATGCTTAACTTATGCCTTTTCGCCAGAAGTCTTTTCTGGTAAGATTGGAATTGGTCTTATTTATCTCCATAATGATCAGATAAAATATACTTCTAATGGTCCATCTTGGGAAGAGAAAGATGGATATTTTAAATTTTATGACTATGGACTGGTCTTATCTTATGGAAGAAAGTTAAATAAATTAATCTCGGTAGGTAGTAATATTAAGTTTTTTCAAGAAGGAACAAATTTAAAGGGTGATCTAAGCTATAAGACCCCTCTTAACTTTATTTTCGATACTGGGATACTTTTTAAAAGGAATTCCTTAAGCTTGGGACTTTGCCTCCAAAACATAGGCCCTGCGGCTAAGTATAAAGAAGCCAAGATAGATTTGCCTTTTAAGGTAAAATTTGGGCTTTGCTATAAAAAGTTTGATGATCGGCTAAGAATAGCTCTTGACTTGAGTAAGCCTAATGATCATAAAGTCTCTTTTAACTTAGGCCTTGAGTATGTGCTCTTAAAATTAGTCAGTCTTAGAGCAGGATTTTTCAAAGATGAAGATGACGATAGTAAGAATTTTACCTTAGGAGGAGGATTTAAATTTAAGAATTATTACTTAGATTATGCTTACACCCCTCATCAAGATTTAGGTGATGTTCAGAGAATTTCCTTCTGCCTTAAAGGATCATATCAAGAATTTTGGAAAGAATGGGAAGAAAAAAAGGAGATTAAAGAAAGAAAGAAAATTAGAATATTATTAGAAAAAAAAGGAATTAAAAAAGATAAGGTTAAGGATCAAGAAAAAGAAGATCAAGAAGAAGGAAAAGAAGATAGATGGAAGGAATTAGAAAAAAGATATTTGAAAAAATATGAATAG
- a CDS encoding PorV/PorQ family protein: MKRLLLIITLSLFFIFLNSSQASEVGKSGANFLKLEVGNRAVSLGGAYTGLGDDVFSIFFNPGGLGRAKNHEFTFMYNQYLEDIHHGLAAYLYPTRYYGVYGLSLIYLDSGKINKLIINPNGAGYKETGQTFSTSQYCVVSSFGYQFNKKLSTGFNLKFIKGKLADCSSNLATALDFGIIYTPFKRLNLGLSLQNAGTKIKYLEKSESDPLPFTLRIGTALKLVDDNLIVALDVVKFNDNKINIHAGLEGNILGLFSLRTGYQVGSDDLWSYAVGFGVKAKGICFDYAFKPAEDFGNTHRISLGFKFGGITKEDGVIDDYDEMREKEEEIIKKEREQELKGKSKKKIKEKDLDLYEKDQREIPRKMKKEFQEKDLEEDYRPAPKKPSKEDYPQEEDYEFEEEIYDF; encoded by the coding sequence ATGAAGAGATTATTATTAATAATTACTTTAAGCTTATTTTTTATCTTTTTAAATTCAAGTCAAGCCAGCGAAGTTGGTAAGAGTGGAGCTAATTTCTTAAAGTTAGAAGTAGGCAACAGAGCGGTAAGCCTGGGAGGAGCTTACACTGGTTTAGGAGATGATGTTTTTTCTATATTTTTCAATCCTGGTGGATTAGGAAGAGCTAAGAATCATGAATTTACTTTTATGTATAATCAATACTTAGAAGACATTCACCATGGATTGGCCGCTTATCTTTATCCTACCAGATATTATGGAGTTTATGGCTTAAGTTTAATTTATTTAGACTCAGGAAAGATAAATAAGCTAATCATTAATCCTAATGGAGCTGGTTATAAAGAAACAGGACAAACTTTTTCTACCTCCCAATATTGCGTTGTCTCTTCTTTTGGTTATCAATTTAATAAAAAGTTATCTACTGGCTTTAATCTTAAATTTATTAAAGGAAAGTTAGCTGACTGTTCTTCTAATCTTGCCACCGCTCTAGATTTTGGAATTATTTATACTCCTTTTAAGAGGCTCAACTTAGGACTAAGTCTTCAAAATGCCGGCACTAAGATAAAATACCTTGAAAAAAGTGAAAGCGATCCCTTGCCTTTTACCCTGAGAATAGGAACAGCTTTAAAATTAGTAGATGATAATTTAATTGTGGCTTTAGATGTAGTAAAGTTTAATGATAATAAGATCAACATTCATGCCGGTCTGGAAGGAAATATATTAGGTCTATTTTCACTCCGGACTGGATACCAAGTCGGAAGTGATGATTTATGGAGTTACGCCGTAGGATTTGGAGTAAAGGCAAAAGGGATATGTTTTGATTATGCCTTTAAACCGGCCGAAGATTTTGGAAATACCCATAGAATTTCTCTCGGATTTAAGTTTGGAGGAATAACCAAGGAAGATGGAGTCATTGATGACTATGATGAAATGAGGGAAAAAGAAGAAGAGATAATAAAAAAAGAGAGAGAACAAGAACTTAAAGGAAAAAGCAAGAAAAAAATTAAAGAAAAAGACCTTGATCTTTATGAAAAAGATCAAAGAGAGATACCTCGAAAAATGAAAAAAGAGTTCCAAGAAAAGGACTTAGAAGAAGACTATCGACCAGCTCCTAAGAAACCTTCAAAAGAAGATTACCCCCAAGAAGAAGACTATGAATTTGAAGAAGAAATTTATGATTTTTAA